Below is a window of Ahaetulla prasina isolate Xishuangbanna chromosome 1, ASM2864084v1, whole genome shotgun sequence DNA.
tgaaaaatgctataAAAACTATGAGAACTTTAAGACCAGTAGGCAACTCCTTACTGCTGCATATTTTAAATCAGGTCCATTCCAAACTTATTTTGGTGATGTGATTTAAATATTCACAAAAGTTGAAAACTGTCAACATTGggtttagaatacagacatgaTTACACTATAGTCAACATCCATACTCATAGTCTTTTAAACTGAAATCAGTAATAAAATATGTTCCTTgggaaataaacatatatattttagttAGAAATTATAATAGCAGCATTAAATTTCTGTCATAAAATTCCAAATGACatgcattaaataaatattttatatgcagatAAGGAATGAATCCAGTACTTTCTTACATTTCATACTGTTGTAGATATACAATAGTAAGTTTTGATGTTTTTCTCCAAGTACAAAGAAAAAGCTTTCCATTTATTGTTAAAGCAAAACAGAGCGCTACACCACAGTTTTAAACAATTCAGATAGCAACTCAAGCACCTGAGTAAGTTTTATAAGAAAGTTTTATGAGTATATCCACGTTTATACATGAATCTAAACACATTCTTACAAAATGTTCTACTAGAAATATACCCAGATGGACCTAAGTATACAATAGCAAAAGCTTCAAGCTCCACTTAATAAGGTaatttttgattaaaaaataGAAGGCAAAATGTACATTAGGAAAAGCTTTTACAGTATAATACTAAGACAGTCACAAAGTTAAGAAAATACTGATATCAAAGGTACAAACAATCACagtattaatagacaaaatatacAAGGGAAtcttatacataaataaaatgcatttgcATCTCCATATGCCCCTAGTGGCTGCCACAATCATCAAATGGTGCTCATTTTGCCATCTGTAGGATTCCTTAAGTTGTAAATAATCAGTTTTCTTAGCAATCTGATCTTCATTTCTAACTGGCTTCTTTCGGAGATTCGTCACTGCATAATttcaaaataatgcaagatgGCCATTATATGTTGAGGCATGAAAACATAGCCAGTGTAAAGTGCCATTCCAATAATAGACACTAACATGGAATCTGAATGAAAGTAAAGGAAAGCATAAAAGGCTACAAAAGTGGATTATCAACATCTCAAATGATATAGTAAAAATGTTTAATATGCATTCTTCTTCATATTTACCAAAATCCTATGAAGTTAAATGGTTTTTAGTACAGATGGTACAACTATCAAAAAAAATCTTTGATTAGTCTGACTCAACAAATAACTGTTCAACTTCTCACTGCAAATTTTCAAGGTAAGAGCTTTTACAACTTTGACAGAAAGGAAAAGTGATTAATAATCAGACATTTGTAAGAGTAAAAACCAGCTCTCAGAAGCAAACTTAGCACATTTATTATCTCAGATCATTGCTTAAATTCAGGCTCAGACTAATTTCTTCATTAATAGCAACCTAGCAATAGACTGATAGGAATATATGAATGCAGAGACTGCATAAACTAATGTGGATTATAGAGTGTGTTTAAACGGTTGCAATTAGGACATACTATATCAAATTTCAGAAGACAGGCAATTCAACCACTTTTTCTCTTTCAGGAAGATTTCTGTAAGAAGGGGAGAAAGCAAGACTCTTTTCTTCTATAAAATCCTTGAAACGTTTTGTCCGAGTCCCTGAAGAGGGAGTGGATATTGCTTCTCAACAGGACAAATCAAGCTGAACAATTGTCAGTTCTGACCAACAAAAGTAATTCTGAAGACTAGGAGATGGGATCCAATTCCAATTTTCTATCAATAGGACAGTTTTTCTTAACATAATTGGAAAGGATCCATACCTCCTCTCCCTCAAAATCTGTTCTGTAAGCTTAGGGAAAAAATGCTGGAgctgtaaaatatatttgtttacgcAGTGCTCAGCACATTTGTAACAAAAGCCACAATGTCAGTATCACTGTTACAGAACAGCCCAAACGGTATTCTATGAGAAACTGAGCTAGCAGTATTACATAAAAATACAATTAGCAAATAAAAGGACTGTTACCCCAGATTTGAGGGAATTATGATAGCAAGGCATATATGTCACAAGATACATTTCAAACAAGACTATCTTGCAGTATCAACAGTAACTTAGATGGAAACAAAAGAGCATTGTTGAAGCCCAATCCACTCAACTAATTTTGGATTTAGTTTCTCTGCAATATTTGCTCATTTTCTCCATGGGAGATCATAGAACAGGCCTGGaaacaggccgcagctggagctttggaccgtgtcgtgcctttgcatcggtctcaaccagctcttggttttctgaggagctgagggagatgaaacgccggagaagacgccgagagagtgcctggagatccagccgttctgagtctgACACTAAAGGACACTaaaggacactagttaggtcctttatcaggacctacctagtggcattgagggatgtgaaacgttcttacgtttccaccctcactgCGTCgggagataaccgcccggctgccctatttcgggtgacccgctctctccttcaacaggaggggcgggggggacccattacaagggcgtaccgaggagtttaacggttatctatacgataaaatcgttcagcttcgggacggattggatcaaaattgggtagatccggacgagagtttcgagacccgtcttgttgagagtgtttgggatggttttgaccctgtgactcccgaggacatggacaggttgctgggaagactgaatgccaccacatgtttactggacccgtgcccctcctggttggtgctggccacacaggaggtgacacgaggctggctccaggggattataaatgcttctttgcgggagggggtctttcccgctgccttgaaagaggcggtggtgagacctctcctcaagaagccttccctggacccggctgttttaggaaattatcgtccggtctccaaccttcgctttacggcgaaggttgtagagagtgtggtggcatgtcagctaccccagtacctggatgaaactgtctatctggacccgttccagtccggctttcggcccgggtacagtacggagacggctttggtcacgttggtggatgatctctggagggccagggataagggttactcctctgccctggtcctattagacctctcagcggctttcgataccatcgaccatggtatcttgctgtgccggttagaggggttgggagtgggaggcaccctttatcggtggttctcctacctctctgaccggacgcagacagtgttgacaggggggcagagatcgactccgaggcgcctcatgtgtggggtgccgcagggatcgattctctcgcctctcctgttcaacatctacatgaagccactgggtgagatcatcagtggtttgggggtgagataccaactgtacgctgatgacacgcagctgtacttttccaccccaggccaccccaacgaagctatcgaagtactgtcccggtgtctggaagccatacgggtctggatggggaggaacaggctcaaacttaatccctccaagacggagtggctgtggatgccggcaccccggtacagtcagctgcagccacggctgtctgttgggggcgagtcattggccccgatggaaagggtgtgcaacttgggcgtgctcctggatgggcggctgtcttttgaagaccatttgacagccgtctcctggacagctttttatcaggttcgcctgatccgccagttgcggcccttcctggaccgggatgccctatgcacggtcactcatgctctcgttacctctcgcctggactattgcaatgctctctacatggggttccccttgaagagcacccggagactacagttagtccagaatgcggctgcgcgggttattgagggagcggttcggagctcccatgtaacacctatcctgcgcagactgcactggctgcctgttgtcttccgggtgcgcttcaaggtgttagttactacctttaaagcgcttcatggcttaggaccaggatacctaccggaccgtctactgccgtttatctcccaacgaccagtgcgctctcacagaggggggctcctcagggtgccgtcagccaagcaatgtcggctggcggcccccagggggagggccttctctgtgggggctcctaccctatggaatgagcttccccctggactccgacaaatacctgaccttaggaccttctgccgcgaacttaaaacttacttattccgtcttgctggactcgcttaaattttaaattatcaaattgattttatgggttttaaattttttgtaaattttagagggtaatattttatctataagtagccatatcaaataggtttttttaagggttgttcttagttttgtactgttgtttttcctgtattttattcttggctgtacaccgccctgagtccttcaggagaagggcggtctataaataaaaatattctattctattctattctattctatagaaaataagagaaaggatCAATTGTTGCAAGAACGAAGAATTCTATACAGGGGTCCTGAATGAACAAAttacttacttagcaacatagatATTAAATATTAGCAGGTGGCAAGCACCACTTTAAAGAGCCATTATTCTTCTGAAAGGAGGAAGTGTTTCTGGATGGAAAGCCAACCAAGTACTATGTTAATTCCAAGCCTAAGAACAGAGTAGTACATGGAGgagataaaatacattttttaaaaaataaaaaatgattatattggattttttcagcacatataatcatatatattaatgtaaATCATTATTAGCCTACTAATTTAGAAACAAAGATTTGatctgcatttaaaaaatatgtaagtTTAATGGGTAGGAAAGAAAGAACTTTTATGAATCACATTTATTGTGATTTATTAAAAAGcacaatttattattaaataacccACTTTTCCTACAGCAGCTAAAGATGGCATACAGTACATAGCACTTCCTCTTACAATGTTTCCACCATTCTGAAAAACATTCTGTGAAGTCtgcatcctcaatttatgacaattgatcccaaaatttctattttgggatcaattgtgtaagtgagttgtgccccattttatgatatttcttgccacagatgttaagtgaatcactgtagttaagttagtaacacagttgttaagaatctgtcttccccactgacgtgtcagaaggttgcaaaaggtgatcacataaccctgggacattacaaccatcataaatatgaaccagttgccaagtgtccaaattttgatcacttgatcatTGGGCTGCTGCAATGCTCATGAGAAAAATGttcatgttacttttttcagtgacaccgtaacttcgaacaatcactaaatgaatggttgtaagtcgtgcACTACCTGTAGATTATGTGACTGACCAGACACAAAACGGACTTCCACAGCTAAATAACTACATGAATTGAATTCTCCCCAGTCCTATTCAActgttaaccactataccaactgGCTCTTACCGCAGAGTTTATAGAAAAGCTTTGGTTATCCCATCAACTGCAAAACATTGAAGTGTATATTGTCTAACTTCTGCCTTTAAAGATTTTGgtcaaataattaaaatgttattaacATAATTGTTCGGGAGCATTTGTTAACAATTAGGCAGTAAAAGAAAACTAAATTAAGGAGTGTTCTGAGGGCTCGAAAGAAAATTATTATCTTTCAGAATGCAACAGATTCCAAAACTTGCTCCTTCATGATAAATACGAAGGACTGCATTGGTAACAGAAATCTGTAGCATGTTTTTAGACCCTAAAAAAGGATGATAGGCTGAAATTGCCACAAAAGCATGTAATTAAGACCTAAGTTTGgaataaggtttttttaaaaaaatgaatcttgATTGAATAACTTTACTGATAtcagaactggatatgtctatctTCACAACAATCCAGTGGGTAGTATAGACAAAAAACTACTAATTGTCAGCCAGTGAGAATATCTCCTGAACACATAATATATCCTCCATAGTTAAGAAAAGTGGGAAAATATGGCTTCAATTTCCACTTTGTGCCTCCCTTTTAACTGCTAAGTGCCTAAATGGAGGAAACTGAAAAGTGCAAATCCGGACATTGTCTTTAGAAATAAAATACTAGGCACTAACCGCAAATGGCTTTTCAAGATGGGATAGGAAAATGATACGgttaaaatatctctgaaagcACATGAAGCTTAGCCACAATCTTCTTCCTAAAGCGGCACAGAATTAAAATGACAGCCCTGAAATACAATCAGACATTAATTTCCATCTCTGAGCTTTATTCCGCTTCCACCAAACCACAGCACAAACATTTCTATTTTCACACCCAACCTGAGCAAGGGCATCCTTAGTTGCGTTGTTGTTAAAGTAGTACTTTAACCAAAAGCCACTGAGGTCAGACAAAGTACAAGGCAAGTATTCAGGTAGCAGCGACGCCTTAAAAACGAGGAAAGGCTGGAAATAGAGCAATAACGGAGGCAGTCCATTTACGTGCCGCTGGTTTTCTGCTTTCTATGGAGAACTTCCACTCCGTAGCGGGCGAAACCCCTCCAAGCTAGTGGCGCACATACAGAGCACCTTCCTCGCCTCCGGTCTAAGGGTTGCCCAGCTAAAGCAAGTTCCCAAGGCCGCCCCACTGCCACCCATTCGCATCCCCCCGCCCGCCCGAGTCCAAACCGGCCCCGGCAACCTGCGTTCGGCTTAACGGGAACCTTCCCGACGGAGCCAGGAAATCCCTCGGCCTGGGACGACAATAAAAAGAGCGAGTAAAGGATACTGAAGACCGTCCGCTCCCAGGGCTCCAGCATGTAAAGAGCCGTCACCAGCAGGTACTGGTAGTAAAGCCACGACATTCGCTTCCAGGCCGAGCTGAACGCCATTTCCCCGGCAGCGTCTCGGT
It encodes the following:
- the SPTSSA gene encoding serine palmitoyltransferase small subunit A, producing the protein MAFSSAWKRMSWLYYQYLLVTALYMLEPWERTVFNSMLVSIIGMALYTGYVFMPQHIMAILHYFEIMQ